A window of the Sphaeramia orbicularis unplaced genomic scaffold, fSphaOr1.1, whole genome shotgun sequence genome harbors these coding sequences:
- the LOC115416556 gene encoding uncharacterized protein LOC115416556 isoform X3 — protein MSRRSLRLDDGLLDRGLPHASSSFSSGGVSWRNSRSVWTVRSLKPRPLSTSCSDSLLVQTPRKPPPLLNSSVHSVVSDTSLLSSLLDESSIQETTLLDSFWGLDQDCDPKESTVIEQSAAVANSTLTGSDGPCVKHPAQTQTSTLRLYCKDCDPPTRQEGVGLLLLLQIHQPHLHLHYDHRRRLLLLIPFEAQTIRT, from the exons ATGTCCAGACGCAGCCTCCGCCTGGACGACGGCCTCCTGGACCGCGGCCTCCCTCACGCCAGCTCCTCCTTCAGCTCTGGAGGAGTCAGCTGGAGGAACAGCCGGTCAGTGTGGACGGTCAG GTCGTTGAAGCCTCGCCCCCTCTCCACCTCCTGCTCGGACTCTCTCCTGGTCCAGACTCCTCGTAAACCTCCTCCTCTCCTCAACAGCAGCGTTCACAGCGTGGTGTCGGACACCTCCCTCCTGTCATCGCTGCTCGACGAGTCTTCCATCCAGGAGACGACGCTGCTCGACTCATTCTGGG GTTTGGATCAGGATTGTGATCCCAAAG AAAGCACCGTCATCGAGCAGAGCGCGGCGGTGGCCAACAGCACTCTGACCGGCTCAGACGGTCCCTGTGTCAAACATCCCGCTCAGACTCAGACGTCCACGCTCAGGCTTTACTGTAAAGACTGTGACCCTCCGACCCGACAGGAAGGAGTTGGGCTACTGCTCCTCCTCCAAATCCACCaaccccacctccacctccactacGACCACCgccgccgcctcctcctcctcatcccctTCGAAGCCCAGACCATCAGAACCTGA
- the LOC115416556 gene encoding uncharacterized protein LOC115416556 isoform X1, whose translation MIWFCDEDLDVQSWGWTDLSSYSSLVSDCEQEQQVLLQTSIMSRRSLRLDDGLLDRGLPHASSSFSSGGVSWRNSRSVWTVRSLKPRPLSTSCSDSLLVQTPRKPPPLLNSSVHSVVSDTSLLSSLLDESSIQETTLLDSFWGLDQDCDPKESTVIEQSAAVANSTLTGSDGPCVKHPAQTQTSTLRLYCKDCDPPTRQEGVGLLLLLQIHQPHLHLHYDHRRRLLLLIPFEAQTIRT comes from the exons ATGATCTGGTTCTGTGACGAGGACCTGGATGTGCAGAGCTGGGGCTGGACTGACCT CTCCAGTTACTCCTCCTTGGTGTCCGACTGTGAGCAGGAGCAGCAGGTCCTCCTCCAGACCTCCATCATGTCCAGACGCAGCCTCCGCCTGGACGACGGCCTCCTGGACCGCGGCCTCCCTCACGCCAGCTCCTCCTTCAGCTCTGGAGGAGTCAGCTGGAGGAACAGCCGGTCAGTGTGGACGGTCAG GTCGTTGAAGCCTCGCCCCCTCTCCACCTCCTGCTCGGACTCTCTCCTGGTCCAGACTCCTCGTAAACCTCCTCCTCTCCTCAACAGCAGCGTTCACAGCGTGGTGTCGGACACCTCCCTCCTGTCATCGCTGCTCGACGAGTCTTCCATCCAGGAGACGACGCTGCTCGACTCATTCTGGG GTTTGGATCAGGATTGTGATCCCAAAG AAAGCACCGTCATCGAGCAGAGCGCGGCGGTGGCCAACAGCACTCTGACCGGCTCAGACGGTCCCTGTGTCAAACATCCCGCTCAGACTCAGACGTCCACGCTCAGGCTTTACTGTAAAGACTGTGACCCTCCGACCCGACAGGAAGGAGTTGGGCTACTGCTCCTCCTCCAAATCCACCaaccccacctccacctccactacGACCACCgccgccgcctcctcctcctcatcccctTCGAAGCCCAGACCATCAGAACCTGA
- the LOC115416556 gene encoding uncharacterized protein LOC115416556 isoform X2 — MIWFCDEDLDVQSWGWTDLSSYSSLVSDCEQEQQVLLQTSIMSRRSLRLDDGLLDRGLPHASSSFSSGGVSWRNSRSLKPRPLSTSCSDSLLVQTPRKPPPLLNSSVHSVVSDTSLLSSLLDESSIQETTLLDSFWGLDQDCDPKESTVIEQSAAVANSTLTGSDGPCVKHPAQTQTSTLRLYCKDCDPPTRQEGVGLLLLLQIHQPHLHLHYDHRRRLLLLIPFEAQTIRT, encoded by the exons ATGATCTGGTTCTGTGACGAGGACCTGGATGTGCAGAGCTGGGGCTGGACTGACCT CTCCAGTTACTCCTCCTTGGTGTCCGACTGTGAGCAGGAGCAGCAGGTCCTCCTCCAGACCTCCATCATGTCCAGACGCAGCCTCCGCCTGGACGACGGCCTCCTGGACCGCGGCCTCCCTCACGCCAGCTCCTCCTTCAGCTCTGGAGGAGTCAGCTGGAGGAACAGCCG GTCGTTGAAGCCTCGCCCCCTCTCCACCTCCTGCTCGGACTCTCTCCTGGTCCAGACTCCTCGTAAACCTCCTCCTCTCCTCAACAGCAGCGTTCACAGCGTGGTGTCGGACACCTCCCTCCTGTCATCGCTGCTCGACGAGTCTTCCATCCAGGAGACGACGCTGCTCGACTCATTCTGGG GTTTGGATCAGGATTGTGATCCCAAAG AAAGCACCGTCATCGAGCAGAGCGCGGCGGTGGCCAACAGCACTCTGACCGGCTCAGACGGTCCCTGTGTCAAACATCCCGCTCAGACTCAGACGTCCACGCTCAGGCTTTACTGTAAAGACTGTGACCCTCCGACCCGACAGGAAGGAGTTGGGCTACTGCTCCTCCTCCAAATCCACCaaccccacctccacctccactacGACCACCgccgccgcctcctcctcctcatcccctTCGAAGCCCAGACCATCAGAACCTGA